The following are from one region of the Takifugu rubripes chromosome 12, fTakRub1.2, whole genome shotgun sequence genome:
- the LOC101069793 gene encoding chromodomain-helicase-DNA-binding protein 4-like isoform X3: MEIEFAITFMTNWKVSSSHTNQKLEPIYDLHCCLSLKIPADEEEEISENESRKVKKKKKSKKNREGKGSKRRSRREELTISSPELMDVSGVEEADDGGPVQCSDSEGSDYTPGRKKKKRLCSSKDKKKGSADRITYKKKEPGPEEDDDDDDDDDEDCMEPKTSSQLLEDWGMEDIDHVFTEEDYRSLTNYKAFSQFVRPLIAAKNPKIAVSKMMMVLGAKWREFSTKNPLRGVSAGVATVSVPTAVKTMSVAPAATAPVLLEEPQLLPQLPLRKAKTKEGKGPNARKKSKPASKPQEKKSNVKTKKVAPLKIKLGGFNSKRKRSSSEEDEPEVDSDFEDGSINGVSVSEGSSSRSSRSKKKSKSKHKKKNEAEDGDGYETDHQDYCEVCQQGGEIILCDTCPRAYHMVCLDPDMEKAPEGTWSCPHCEKEGIQWEAREEGSEGEDDNGDVGEMEDDHHMEFCRVCKDGGELLCCDSCPSSYHIHCLNPPLPEIPNGEWICPRCTCPSLKGKVQRILTWRWGEPPTPTPVPRPPDLPVNAPDPVPLAGRPEREFFAKWCNMSYWHCSWVTELQLELHCQVMFRNYQRKNDMDEPPPIEFGEGEEDKSVKRKNKDPMYAQLEENYLRFGIKMEWLMIHRILNHSIDRKNNVHYLIKWRDLPYDQATWEAEDMDVPEFDVFKAQYWNHRELMMGEEGKPGRKIRLRGRGKRPERPPENPVIDPTIKFERQPEYLDSTGGTLHPYQLEGLNWLRFSWAQGTDTILADEMGLGKTVQTAVFLYSLYKEGHSKGPFLVSAPLSTIINWEREFEMWAPDMYVVTYVGDKDSRAVIRENEFSFEDNAIRGGKKASRMKKDTSIKFHVLLTSYELITIDMAVLGSIDWACLVVDEAHRLKNNQSKFFRVLNNYPLQHKLLLTGTPLQNNLEELFHLLNFLTPERFSKLEIFLEEFADIAKEDQIKKLHDMLGPHMLRRLKADVFKHMPSKTELIVRVELSSMQKKYYKFILTKNFEALNTKGGGNQVSLLNVVMDLKKCCNHPYLFPAAAIEAPKMPNGMYDGSALTKSSGKLLLLQKMMRKLKEGGHRVLIFSQMTKMLDLLEDFLENEGYKYERIDGGITGGMRQEAIDRFNAPGAQQFAFLLSTRAGGLGINLATADTVIIYDSDWNPHNDIQAFSRAHRIGQNKKVMIYRFVTKASVEERITQVAKKKMMLTHLVVRPGLGSKTGSMSKQELDDILKFGTEALFKDEGEGENSKGLMHFHPKIVKVTILIVCGFYPGENKEEDSSIIHYDDKAIDRLLDRNQDATDDTELQSMNEYLSSFKVAQYVVKDEDDEEEEVQREIIKQEESVDPDYWEKLLRHHYEQQQEDLARNLGKGKRIRKQVNYNDGSQEDRADWQDDQSDGQSDYSVASEEGDEDFDERTEANSRRPNRKGLRNDKDKPLPPLLARVGGNIEVLGFNSRQRKAFLNAVMRYGMPPQDAFTTQWLVRDLRGKSEKEFKAYVSLFMRHLCEPGADGAETFADGVPREGLSRQHVLTRIGVMSLIRKKVQEFEHVNGQWSMPWMADLEEGKQAVAQTESPEKTPSTGTPTDTQPNTPIPVDETLSKNDDAMKEVMKDGENEKTEEEQVKSTNEVIAIPDDDASPLSEQEIKKNGKDPMETEEASNGDVTESFKEDEGDGEKKSSEEGEEPKIKVPEEAKEENGTTSNPNLSDEKKDLQEAQKTEETSKLQNGDGSKEGAASALSEEKKKVKTRFMFNIADGGFTELHSLWQNEERAATVTKKTNEIWHRRHDYWLLAGIIQHGYARWQDIQNDTKFAILNEPFKGEINRGNFLEIKNKFLARRFKLLEQALVIEEQLRRAAYLNMTEDPSHPSMALNTRFSEVECLAESHQHLSKESMSGNKPANAVLHKVLKQLEELLSDMKADVNRLPATIARIPPVAVRLQMSERNILSRLASRGPETQRQMSQQ; this comes from the exons ATGGAAATTGAGTTTGCGATTACATTTATGACAAACTGGAAGGTGTCATCGAGTCATACAAACCAAAAACTGGAACCTATATATGATTTACATTGTTGTCTTTCATTAAAGATCCCTGCCG atgaggaagaagagatcTCAGAGAATGAGTCTCGgaaggtgaagaagaaaaagaaatccaaaaaaaacAGAGAGGGCAAGGGCAGCAAGAGGCGGTCACGCAGAGAG GAGCTCACCATCAGTTCCCCAGAGCTCATGGATGTGAGCGGTGTGGAAGAGGCAGATGATGGTGGCCCAGTGCAATGCTCTGACAGTGAGGGCAGTGACTACACACCAGGGcgcaagaagaaaaagagactTTGCAGCAGCAAAGATAAGAAGAAGGGCAGTGCTGATCGCATTACTTACAAGAAAAAAGAGCCAGGGcctgaggaagatgatgatgatgatgatgatgatgacgaagatTGCATG GAGCCAAAGACATCATCCCAGCTGCTTGAAGATTGGGGCATGGAGGACATTGACCATGTGTTCACAGAGGAGGACTATCGCTCACTGACCAATTACAAAGCCTTCAGCCAGTTTGTTAG GCCTCTCATCGCAGCCAAGAACCCCAAGATTGCGGTATCCAAGATGATGATGGTTCTGGGTGCAAAGTGGCGTGAGTTCAGCACCAAAAACCCTCTCAGGGGAGTTTCTGCAGGGGTGGCCACCGTCAGTGTACCAACTGCTGTAAAAACGATGTCAGTTGCACCTGCTGCAACAGCACCAGTGCTCCTGGAAGAGCCCCAGCTGCTACCTCAGCTGCCATTACGCAAGGCCAAAACAAAGGAAGGCAAAG GTCCCAATGCCCGAAAGAAGTCGAAGCCTGCATCCAAACCACAAGAGAAAAAGAGCAATGTCAAAACCAAAAAAGTGGCTCCTCTAAAAATCAAACTTGGAGGATTCAACAGCAAACGAAAACGCTCATCG AGCGAGGAGGATGAGCCCGAAGTAGACAGTGATTTTGAGGATGGAAGCATCAATGGCGTTTCAGTGTCAGAAGGATCCAGCAGCCGCAGTAGTCGTAgcaaaaagaaatccaaaagcaaacacaagaaaaaaaatg AGGCAGAGGATGGCGATGGCTATGAAACTGACCACCAGGACTACTGTGAAGTCTGCCAGCAGGGTGGTGAGATCATCTTGTGTGACACCTGCCCCAGAGCATACCATATGGTCTGTCTTGACCCTGACATGGAAAAGGCCCCCGAGGGCACCTGGAGCTGCCCACACTGT GAGAAGGAGGGTATCCAGTGGGAGGCCCGAGAAGAGGGATCTGAAGGTGAGGATGACAACGGTGAtgtgggagagatggaggatgaCCACCACATGGAGTTCTGCAGAGTATGCAAGGATGGTGGAGAATTATTGTGCTGTGACTCTTGCCCTTCATCATACCACATCCACTGCCTGAACCCACCACTCCCAGAAATTCCTAATGGAGAGTGGATTTGCCCCCGTTGCACG TGTCCTTCATTGAAGGGCAAGGTCCAGAGAATCCTAACTTGGCGCTGGGGCGAGCCTCCTACTCCAACACCAGTTCCCCGTCCTCCAGATCTCCCAGTTAATGCACCAGATCCTGTCCCACTTGCAGGAAGACCAGAGAGAGAATTCTTTGCCAAATGGTGCAATATGTCATATTGGCACTGCTCTTGGGTCACTGAGCTACAG CTCGAGTTGCACTGCCAAGTGATGTTTCGAAACTATCAGAGGAAAAACGACATGGATGAGCCACCTCCCATTGAGTttggtgagggagaggaggacaagagTGTGAAGAGGAAGAACAAGGACCCCATGTatgcacagctggaggaaaacTACCTGCGTTTTGGGATAAAGATGGAGTGGCTTATGATTCACCGGATCCTGAACCATAg CATTGACAGGAAGAACAATGTCCATTACCTGATCAAGTGGCGTGATCTGCCATATGATCAGGCCACCTGGGAAGCTGAAGACATGGATGTGCCAGAGTTTGATGTCTTTAAGGCACAATACTGGAACCACAG AGAGCTGATGATGGGAGAAGAAGGAAAGCCTGGGAGGAAGATCAGGCTAAGGGGCAGAGGGAAGCGTCCAGAGAGGCCTCCTGAGAACCCTGTTATTGAT CCCACTATAAAGTTTGAGCGTCAGCCAGAGTACCTCGACAGCACAGGGGGCACACTCCATCCCTACCAGCTCGAGGGTCTGAACTGGCTGCGGTTCTCCTGGGCTCAGGGCACTGACACCATCCTTGCTGATGAGATGGGTTTAGGAAAAACTGTCCAAACTGCAGTTTTCCTCTACTCTCTCTATAAAGAG GGCCACTCCAAGGGTCCTTTCCTGGTTAGTGCACCTCTCTCCACAATCATTAACTGGGAGAGAGAGTTTGAAATGTGGGCCCCCGATATGTATGTTGTGACATATGTTGGAGACAAAGACAGCCGAGCAGTCATTCGAGAGAATGAGTTCTCCTTTGAAGACAATGCTATTCGTGGGGGAAAGAAAGCCTCCAGGATGAAA AAAGACACATCTATCAAATTTCATGTCCTGTTGACCTCATATGAATTGATTACCATTGACATGGCAGTCCTTGGTTCTATAGACTGGGCCTGCCTAGTGGTGGACGAGGCCCATCGACTGAAAAACAACCAGTCCAaa TTTTTCCGGGTCTTGAACAACTATCCTCTGCAGCACAAACTGCTGCTTACGGGAACACCTCTTCAGAATAACCTGGAGGAACTTTTCCACCTACTTAACTTCCTTACACCAGAGAGGTTCAG CAAACTGGAGATCTTCTTGGAAGAGTTTGCTGACATTGCCAAGGAAGACCAGATCAAGAAACTGCATGACATGCTTGGCCCTCACATGCTCAGAAGACTAAAGGCTGATGTCTTCAAACACATGCCCTCCAAGACTGAACTTATTGTCAGAGTAGAGCTTAGCTCCATGCAGAA GAAGTACTACAAATTCATCCTGACAAAGAATTTTGAGGCTTTGAATaccaaaggaggaggaaatcagGTCTCTCTGTTAAATGTTGTCATGGACCTTAAGAAGTGCTGTAATCACCCCTACCTCTTTCCTGCCGCTGCCATT GAAGCTCCAAAGATGCCCAATGGAATGTATGATGGCAGCGCACTTACAAAGTCATCTGGGAAATTACTTCTACTACAGAAAATGATGAGGAAGCTCAAAGAGGGAGGACACAGAGTGCTCATCTTTTCTCAG ATGACAAAGATGCTAGATTTGCTTGAAGACTTCTTGGAGAATGAAGGTTACAAGTATgagaggatagatggaggaATCACTGGAGGGATGAGACAGGAAGCAATTGATCGTTTTAATG CACCTGGTGCTCAGCAGTTTGCATTCCTGTTATCAACAAGGGCAGGGGGTCTGGGCATTAACCTAGCCACTGCTGATACGGTCATCATCTATGACTCTGACTGGAATCCTCACAATGACATTCAG GCCTTCAGCAGAGCTCATCGTATTGGTCAAAATAAGAAGGTGATGATCTATCGCTTTGTCACCAAGGCCTCGGTTGAGGAAAGGATTACTCAG GTTGCCAAGAAAAAGATGATGCTGACCCACCTTGTGGTGCGCCCGGGGCTTGGATCCAAGACAGGTTCAATGTCTAAGCAGGAACTTGATGACATTCTTAAGTTTGGAACAGAGGCACTCTTCAAGGATGAGGGAGAAGGTGAGAACTCAAAGGGTTTAATGCATTTTCATCCAAAAATTGTAAAAGTCACCATTTTAATAGTATGTGGGTTTTACCCAGGTGAgaacaaggaggaggacagcagcaTCATTCACTATGATGACAAGGCAATTGACCGTTTGCTAGACCGGAACCAGGATGCTACAGATGACACTGAACTGCAGAGCATGAATGAGTACCTGAGCTCTTTTAAGGTGGCACAGTACGTGGtgaaggatgaggatgatgag GAAGAAGAAGTACAGCGTGAGATCATCAAGCAAGAAGAGAGTGTGGATCCAGACTACTGGGAGAAGCTTCTCCGTCACCACTATGAGCAGCAGCAAGAGGATCTAGCACGAAACTTAGGAAAAGGCAAGCGTATCCGCAAGCAGGTCAATTACAACGATGGGTCTCAGGAAGACAGAG CCGATTGGCAGGATGACCAATCAGATGGGCAGTCAGATTACTCAGTAGCATCTGAGGAGGGAGACGAGGACTTTGATGAACGAACAGAAG CCAACTCTCGGAGGCCCAACCGAAAGGGCCTGAGAAATGACAAGGATAAACCACTTCCACCCCTGCTGGCCAGGGTAGGAGGCAACATCGAA GTGTTGGGTTTCAACTCTCGGCAAAGGAAAGCGTTCCTGAATGCAGTGATGCGTTATGGAATGCCTCCGCAGGATGCCTTTACCACCCAGTGGCTGGTACGAGATCTCCGAGGGAAATCTGAAAAAGAGTTTAA GGCCTATGTCTCTCTGTTCATGCGCCACCTCtgtgagcctggagctgatggggCTGAGACCTTTGCAGATGGTGTCCCAAGAGAAGGATTGTCACGGCAACATGTCCTCACTCGTATTGGAGTGATGTCACTTATCCGTAAAAAG GTCCAGGAGTTTGAGCATGTGAATGGTCAGTGGTCGATGCCTTGGATGGCTGACCTAGAAGAGGGTAAACAAGCAGTTGCTCAGACCGAGTCACCTGAAAAAACCCCATCCACTGGCACCCCTACTGACACACAACCCAACACGCCTATTCCAG TTGATGAAACTTTGTCAAAAAATGACGACGCTATGAAGGAGGTGatgaaagatggagagaatgagaaGACGGAAGAGGAACAAGTAAAGTCCACCAAtgag GTCATTGCCATCCCTGATGATGATGCAAGCCCACTTTCAGAACAGGAGATTAAAAAGAATGGCAAGGATCCCATGGAAACAGAAGAAGCAAGCAATGGAGATGTAACTGAGAGTTTCAAAGAGGATGAGGGAGATGGTGAGAAGAAAAGttcagaggaaggagaggaaccCAAGATAAAAGTTCCAGAGGAAG caaaagaagaaaatgggACTACCTCAAATCCAAACCttagtgatgaaaagaaag ATTTACAGGAGgcacagaaaacagaggaaacttCAAAACTGCAGAATGGAGATGGTAGTAAGGAGGGTGCAGCCTCAGCCCTcagtgaggagaagaagaaagtcaAGACCAGATTCATGTTCAACATAGCTGACGGAGGTTTCACAG AGCTTCACTCCCTTTGGCAGAATGAGGAGCGAGCTGCCACCGTCACAAAGAAAACCAATGAAATCTGGCACCGTCGCCATGACTACTGGCTACTAGCAGGCATAATACA ACATGGTTATGCTCGCTGGCAGGACAtccaaaatgacacaaaattTGCCATCCTCAATGAACCGTTTAAAGGAGAGATAAACCGAGGCAACTTCCTGGAAATCAAGAACAAGTTCCTTGCCCGGAGATTCAAA CTGTTGGAGCAGGCCCTTGTGATTGAGGAGCAACTGCGTCGTGCTGCTTACCTCAACATGACTGAGGACCCCTCCCACCCATCAATGGCCCTCAACACACGTTTCAGTGAGGTGGAGTGTCTGGCTGAATCCCACCAGCACCTTAGCAAAGAATCCATGTCTGGGAACAAACCAGCCAATGCCGTCCTGCACAAAG TTCTGAAGCAGTTGGAAGAGCTTCTCAGTGATATGAAGGCTGACGTCAATCGCCTCCCAGCAACCATTGCCCGAATACCCCCTGTGGCCGTGCGACTCCAGATGTCCGAAAGGAACATTTTGAGTCGACTAGCCAGTCGAggaccagagacacagagacag ATGTCGCAGCAGTAG